In Mycteria americana isolate JAX WOST 10 ecotype Jacksonville Zoo and Gardens chromosome 3, USCA_MyAme_1.0, whole genome shotgun sequence, a single genomic region encodes these proteins:
- the SCARA3 gene encoding scavenger receptor class A member 3 isoform X4 yields MEDEPVGGEEEEMPTFSYRLSGRTRTGCSRCQKNLSLQTAVKVLYVFSILLIVAVTVLAALVFKKVNSISNDISSAQTYYEKKIVSIQEDLQGLDEKTSGNCSLCHETGQLGQEITKLQGELEEIQKMLLVQEILLDRTSQTHDQLSSTSNKITSEVDNCSFSIRQVNESLGQFLALVGGWQVVTSQLDNSLKGLAQERYDVRAAMQQMNFTLGQTSDWIQVIQRKTDEEMLTLQKIITEWQNYTRLFSGLRATSSKTSELVKSIQGSVGVAARQVGQNSESMHDLVLQVMGLQLQLDNISSFLDDHEENMNDLRYHNRYTQNRTAERFETLEGRMTSHEIEISTIFANINATDSHVHSMLRYLDDVRLSCTLGFHTHAEELYYLNKSLSLVQGTTDLLRERYSLLSARLDFDIRNLSMVMEEMKVVDVRHGEMLKNITILRGVPGLPGPRGIKGDVGVKGPPGSQGEKGDVGSLGSPGPQGPPGPPGAPGPQGERGPLGLKGFPGLKGAKGSFGQSGSRGQGGPKGDAGPPGPAGVPGPAGPPGLQGKPGLPGTPGAVGQAGPMGPKGDPGLRGPPGLPGPPGPPGQ; encoded by the exons ATGG AAGACGAGCcggtgggaggagaggaagaggagatgccGACCTTCAGCTACCGACTGAGCG GCAGGACACGGACCGGCTGCAGCCGGTGCCAGAAGAACCTCTCCCTCCAGACGGCCGTCAAAGTCCTCTACGTCTTCTCCATCCTCCTCATCGTGGCCGTGACCGTGCTGGCTGCCTTGG TGTTCAAGAAAGTCAACTCCATCTCCAATGACATCAGCTCAGCCCAAACTTATTACGAGAAGAAGATCGTATCCATCCAGGAGGATCTCCAGGGGTTGG ATGAGAAGACCTCGGGGAACTGCTCCCTGTGCCACGAGACGGGACAGCTGGGCCAGGAGATCACCAAGCTGCAGGGCGAGCTGGAGGAGATCCAGAAGATGCTTTTGGTTCAAGAAATCCTGCTCGACCGGACCTCCCAGACCCATGACCAGCTCTCGTCCACCAGCAACAAGATCACCAGCGAGGTGGACAACTGCTCCTTCTCCATCCGGCAGGTCAATGAAAGCTTGGGGCAGTTCCTGGCCCTGGTTGGGGGCTGGCAGGTGGTCACCTCCCAGCTAGACAACTCTCTCAAGGGCTTGGCCCAGGAGCGCTACGATGTCCGAGCAGCCATGCAGCAGATGAACTTCACCCTGGGGCAAACCTCCGACTGGATCCAGGTCATTCAGAGGAAGACGGACGAGGAGATGCTGACGCTGCAGAAGATCATCACCGAGTGGCAGAACTACACCCGCCTCTTCAGCGGGCTGCGGGCCACCTCCTCCAAGACCAGCGAGCTGGTGAAGAGCATCCAAGGCAGCGTTGGCGTGGCAGCTCGGCAGGTCGGCCAGAACTCGGAGAGCATGCATGACCTGGTGCTGCAGGTgatggggctgcagctgcagctggacaacatctcctccttcctggatGACCACGAGGAGAACATGAACGACTTGCGCTACCACAACAGGTACACGCAGAACCGCACGGCCGAGCGCTTTGAGACCCTGGAAGGTCGCATGACCTCCCACGAGATCGAGATCAGCACCATCTTCGCCAACATCAACGCCACCGACAGCCACGTCCACAGCATGCTGCGCTACCTGGATGACGTGCGGCTCTCCTGCACCCTGGGCTTCCACACCCACGCCGAGGAGCTCTACTACCTGAACAAGTCCCTCAGCCTGGTCCAGGGCACCACGGACCTGCTGCGGGAGCGTTACAGCCTGCTCAGCGCGCGGCTGGACTTTGACATCCGCAACCTGTCCATGGTCATGGAGGAGATGAAGGTAGTGGACGTCCGGCATGGGGAGATGCTGAAAAACATCACCATCTTACGAG gtGTGCCGGGTCTCCCGGGCCCCCGCGGCATCAAGGGCGACGTGGGCGTCAAGGGCCCCCCAGGAAGCCAAGGAGAAAAGGGCGACGTGGGCAGCCTGGGCTCGCCgggcccccagggaccccccggccccccaggagcccctggTCCCCAGGGCGAAAGGGGTCCCCTGGGCTTGAAAGGCTTCCCCGGCCTCAAAGGTGCCAAGGGCAGCTTCGGGCAATCCGGCTcccgggggcaggggggacccAAGGGAGAcgccggccccccggggccggctggGGTGCCGGGGccagcgggaccccccggcttGCAGGGCAAACCGGggctccccgggacccccggggccgtGGGCCAGGCCGGCCCAATGGGGCCCAAGGGAGACCCCGGTTTGCGaggccccccggggctgccggggccccccggccccccaggacAGTAa
- the SCARA3 gene encoding scavenger receptor class A member 3 isoform X5, with protein sequence MGRTRTGCSRCQKNLSLQTAVKVLYVFSILLIVAVTVLAALVFKKVNSISNDISSAQTYYEKKIVSIQEDLQGLDEKTSGNCSLCHETGQLGQEITKLQGELEEIQKMLLVQEILLDRTSQTHDQLSSTSNKITSEVDNCSFSIRQVNESLGQFLALVGGWQVVTSQLDNSLKGLAQERYDVRAAMQQMNFTLGQTSDWIQVIQRKTDEEMLTLQKIITEWQNYTRLFSGLRATSSKTSELVKSIQGSVGVAARQVGQNSESMHDLVLQVMGLQLQLDNISSFLDDHEENMNDLRYHNRYTQNRTAERFETLEGRMTSHEIEISTIFANINATDSHVHSMLRYLDDVRLSCTLGFHTHAEELYYLNKSLSLVQGTTDLLRERYSLLSARLDFDIRNLSMVMEEMKVVDVRHGEMLKNITILRGVPGLPGPRGIKGDVGVKGPPGSQGEKGDVGSLGSPGPQGPPGPPGAPGPQGERGPLGLKGFPGLKGAKGSFGQSGSRGQGGPKGDAGPPGPAGVPGPAGPPGLQGKPGLPGTPGAVGQAGPMGPKGDPGLRGPPGLPGPPGPPGQ encoded by the exons ATGG GCAGGACACGGACCGGCTGCAGCCGGTGCCAGAAGAACCTCTCCCTCCAGACGGCCGTCAAAGTCCTCTACGTCTTCTCCATCCTCCTCATCGTGGCCGTGACCGTGCTGGCTGCCTTGG TGTTCAAGAAAGTCAACTCCATCTCCAATGACATCAGCTCAGCCCAAACTTATTACGAGAAGAAGATCGTATCCATCCAGGAGGATCTCCAGGGGTTGG ATGAGAAGACCTCGGGGAACTGCTCCCTGTGCCACGAGACGGGACAGCTGGGCCAGGAGATCACCAAGCTGCAGGGCGAGCTGGAGGAGATCCAGAAGATGCTTTTGGTTCAAGAAATCCTGCTCGACCGGACCTCCCAGACCCATGACCAGCTCTCGTCCACCAGCAACAAGATCACCAGCGAGGTGGACAACTGCTCCTTCTCCATCCGGCAGGTCAATGAAAGCTTGGGGCAGTTCCTGGCCCTGGTTGGGGGCTGGCAGGTGGTCACCTCCCAGCTAGACAACTCTCTCAAGGGCTTGGCCCAGGAGCGCTACGATGTCCGAGCAGCCATGCAGCAGATGAACTTCACCCTGGGGCAAACCTCCGACTGGATCCAGGTCATTCAGAGGAAGACGGACGAGGAGATGCTGACGCTGCAGAAGATCATCACCGAGTGGCAGAACTACACCCGCCTCTTCAGCGGGCTGCGGGCCACCTCCTCCAAGACCAGCGAGCTGGTGAAGAGCATCCAAGGCAGCGTTGGCGTGGCAGCTCGGCAGGTCGGCCAGAACTCGGAGAGCATGCATGACCTGGTGCTGCAGGTgatggggctgcagctgcagctggacaacatctcctccttcctggatGACCACGAGGAGAACATGAACGACTTGCGCTACCACAACAGGTACACGCAGAACCGCACGGCCGAGCGCTTTGAGACCCTGGAAGGTCGCATGACCTCCCACGAGATCGAGATCAGCACCATCTTCGCCAACATCAACGCCACCGACAGCCACGTCCACAGCATGCTGCGCTACCTGGATGACGTGCGGCTCTCCTGCACCCTGGGCTTCCACACCCACGCCGAGGAGCTCTACTACCTGAACAAGTCCCTCAGCCTGGTCCAGGGCACCACGGACCTGCTGCGGGAGCGTTACAGCCTGCTCAGCGCGCGGCTGGACTTTGACATCCGCAACCTGTCCATGGTCATGGAGGAGATGAAGGTAGTGGACGTCCGGCATGGGGAGATGCTGAAAAACATCACCATCTTACGAG gtGTGCCGGGTCTCCCGGGCCCCCGCGGCATCAAGGGCGACGTGGGCGTCAAGGGCCCCCCAGGAAGCCAAGGAGAAAAGGGCGACGTGGGCAGCCTGGGCTCGCCgggcccccagggaccccccggccccccaggagcccctggTCCCCAGGGCGAAAGGGGTCCCCTGGGCTTGAAAGGCTTCCCCGGCCTCAAAGGTGCCAAGGGCAGCTTCGGGCAATCCGGCTcccgggggcaggggggacccAAGGGAGAcgccggccccccggggccggctggGGTGCCGGGGccagcgggaccccccggcttGCAGGGCAAACCGGggctccccgggacccccggggccgtGGGCCAGGCCGGCCCAATGGGGCCCAAGGGAGACCCCGGTTTGCGaggccccccggggctgccggggccccccggccccccaggacAGTAa
- the SCARA3 gene encoding scavenger receptor class A member 3 isoform X2 has product MEDEPVGGEEEEMPTFSYRLSGKDIPRGGQGLRQGLILSSLRSGRTRTGCSRCQKNLSLQTAVKVLYVFSILLIVAVTVLAALVFKKVNSISNDISSAQTYYEKKIVSIQEDLQGLDEKTSGNCSLCHETGQLGQEITKLQGELEEIQKMLLVQEILLDRTSQTHDQLSSTSNKITSEVDNCSFSIRQVNESLGQFLALVGGWQVVTSQLDNSLKGLAQERYDVRAAMQQMNFTLGQTSDWIQVIQRKTDEEMLTLQKIITEWQNYTRLFSGLRATSSKTSELVKSIQGSVGVAARQVGQNSESMHDLVLQVMGLQLQLDNISSFLDDHEENMNDLRYHNRYTQNRTAERFETLEGRMTSHEIEISTIFANINATDSHVHSMLRYLDDVRLSCTLGFHTHAEELYYLNKSLSLVQGTTDLLRERYSLLSARLDFDIRNLSMVMEEMKVVDVRHGEMLKNITILRGVPGLPGPRGIKGDVGVKGPPGSQGEKGDVGSLGSPGPQGPPGPPGAPGPQGERGPLGLKGFPGLKGAKGSFGQSGSRGQGGPKGDAGPPGPAGVPGPAGPPGLQGKPGLPGTPGAVGQAGPMGPKGDPGLRGPPGLPGPPGPPGQ; this is encoded by the exons ATGG AAGACGAGCcggtgggaggagaggaagaggagatgccGACCTTCAGCTACCGACTGAGCGGTAAGGACATCccccggggtgggcaggggctgcggcagggccTGATCCTTTCCTCTCTGCGCTCAGGCAGGACACGGACCGGCTGCAGCCGGTGCCAGAAGAACCTCTCCCTCCAGACGGCCGTCAAAGTCCTCTACGTCTTCTCCATCCTCCTCATCGTGGCCGTGACCGTGCTGGCTGCCTTGG TGTTCAAGAAAGTCAACTCCATCTCCAATGACATCAGCTCAGCCCAAACTTATTACGAGAAGAAGATCGTATCCATCCAGGAGGATCTCCAGGGGTTGG ATGAGAAGACCTCGGGGAACTGCTCCCTGTGCCACGAGACGGGACAGCTGGGCCAGGAGATCACCAAGCTGCAGGGCGAGCTGGAGGAGATCCAGAAGATGCTTTTGGTTCAAGAAATCCTGCTCGACCGGACCTCCCAGACCCATGACCAGCTCTCGTCCACCAGCAACAAGATCACCAGCGAGGTGGACAACTGCTCCTTCTCCATCCGGCAGGTCAATGAAAGCTTGGGGCAGTTCCTGGCCCTGGTTGGGGGCTGGCAGGTGGTCACCTCCCAGCTAGACAACTCTCTCAAGGGCTTGGCCCAGGAGCGCTACGATGTCCGAGCAGCCATGCAGCAGATGAACTTCACCCTGGGGCAAACCTCCGACTGGATCCAGGTCATTCAGAGGAAGACGGACGAGGAGATGCTGACGCTGCAGAAGATCATCACCGAGTGGCAGAACTACACCCGCCTCTTCAGCGGGCTGCGGGCCACCTCCTCCAAGACCAGCGAGCTGGTGAAGAGCATCCAAGGCAGCGTTGGCGTGGCAGCTCGGCAGGTCGGCCAGAACTCGGAGAGCATGCATGACCTGGTGCTGCAGGTgatggggctgcagctgcagctggacaacatctcctccttcctggatGACCACGAGGAGAACATGAACGACTTGCGCTACCACAACAGGTACACGCAGAACCGCACGGCCGAGCGCTTTGAGACCCTGGAAGGTCGCATGACCTCCCACGAGATCGAGATCAGCACCATCTTCGCCAACATCAACGCCACCGACAGCCACGTCCACAGCATGCTGCGCTACCTGGATGACGTGCGGCTCTCCTGCACCCTGGGCTTCCACACCCACGCCGAGGAGCTCTACTACCTGAACAAGTCCCTCAGCCTGGTCCAGGGCACCACGGACCTGCTGCGGGAGCGTTACAGCCTGCTCAGCGCGCGGCTGGACTTTGACATCCGCAACCTGTCCATGGTCATGGAGGAGATGAAGGTAGTGGACGTCCGGCATGGGGAGATGCTGAAAAACATCACCATCTTACGAG gtGTGCCGGGTCTCCCGGGCCCCCGCGGCATCAAGGGCGACGTGGGCGTCAAGGGCCCCCCAGGAAGCCAAGGAGAAAAGGGCGACGTGGGCAGCCTGGGCTCGCCgggcccccagggaccccccggccccccaggagcccctggTCCCCAGGGCGAAAGGGGTCCCCTGGGCTTGAAAGGCTTCCCCGGCCTCAAAGGTGCCAAGGGCAGCTTCGGGCAATCCGGCTcccgggggcaggggggacccAAGGGAGAcgccggccccccggggccggctggGGTGCCGGGGccagcgggaccccccggcttGCAGGGCAAACCGGggctccccgggacccccggggccgtGGGCCAGGCCGGCCCAATGGGGCCCAAGGGAGACCCCGGTTTGCGaggccccccggggctgccggggccccccggccccccaggacAGTAa
- the SCARA3 gene encoding scavenger receptor class A member 3 isoform X1 gives MREDEPVGGEEEEMPTFSYRLSGKDIPRGGQGLRQGLILSSLRSGRTRTGCSRCQKNLSLQTAVKVLYVFSILLIVAVTVLAALVFKKVNSISNDISSAQTYYEKKIVSIQEDLQGLDEKTSGNCSLCHETGQLGQEITKLQGELEEIQKMLLVQEILLDRTSQTHDQLSSTSNKITSEVDNCSFSIRQVNESLGQFLALVGGWQVVTSQLDNSLKGLAQERYDVRAAMQQMNFTLGQTSDWIQVIQRKTDEEMLTLQKIITEWQNYTRLFSGLRATSSKTSELVKSIQGSVGVAARQVGQNSESMHDLVLQVMGLQLQLDNISSFLDDHEENMNDLRYHNRYTQNRTAERFETLEGRMTSHEIEISTIFANINATDSHVHSMLRYLDDVRLSCTLGFHTHAEELYYLNKSLSLVQGTTDLLRERYSLLSARLDFDIRNLSMVMEEMKVVDVRHGEMLKNITILRGVPGLPGPRGIKGDVGVKGPPGSQGEKGDVGSLGSPGPQGPPGPPGAPGPQGERGPLGLKGFPGLKGAKGSFGQSGSRGQGGPKGDAGPPGPAGVPGPAGPPGLQGKPGLPGTPGAVGQAGPMGPKGDPGLRGPPGLPGPPGPPGQ, from the exons ATGAGAG AAGACGAGCcggtgggaggagaggaagaggagatgccGACCTTCAGCTACCGACTGAGCGGTAAGGACATCccccggggtgggcaggggctgcggcagggccTGATCCTTTCCTCTCTGCGCTCAGGCAGGACACGGACCGGCTGCAGCCGGTGCCAGAAGAACCTCTCCCTCCAGACGGCCGTCAAAGTCCTCTACGTCTTCTCCATCCTCCTCATCGTGGCCGTGACCGTGCTGGCTGCCTTGG TGTTCAAGAAAGTCAACTCCATCTCCAATGACATCAGCTCAGCCCAAACTTATTACGAGAAGAAGATCGTATCCATCCAGGAGGATCTCCAGGGGTTGG ATGAGAAGACCTCGGGGAACTGCTCCCTGTGCCACGAGACGGGACAGCTGGGCCAGGAGATCACCAAGCTGCAGGGCGAGCTGGAGGAGATCCAGAAGATGCTTTTGGTTCAAGAAATCCTGCTCGACCGGACCTCCCAGACCCATGACCAGCTCTCGTCCACCAGCAACAAGATCACCAGCGAGGTGGACAACTGCTCCTTCTCCATCCGGCAGGTCAATGAAAGCTTGGGGCAGTTCCTGGCCCTGGTTGGGGGCTGGCAGGTGGTCACCTCCCAGCTAGACAACTCTCTCAAGGGCTTGGCCCAGGAGCGCTACGATGTCCGAGCAGCCATGCAGCAGATGAACTTCACCCTGGGGCAAACCTCCGACTGGATCCAGGTCATTCAGAGGAAGACGGACGAGGAGATGCTGACGCTGCAGAAGATCATCACCGAGTGGCAGAACTACACCCGCCTCTTCAGCGGGCTGCGGGCCACCTCCTCCAAGACCAGCGAGCTGGTGAAGAGCATCCAAGGCAGCGTTGGCGTGGCAGCTCGGCAGGTCGGCCAGAACTCGGAGAGCATGCATGACCTGGTGCTGCAGGTgatggggctgcagctgcagctggacaacatctcctccttcctggatGACCACGAGGAGAACATGAACGACTTGCGCTACCACAACAGGTACACGCAGAACCGCACGGCCGAGCGCTTTGAGACCCTGGAAGGTCGCATGACCTCCCACGAGATCGAGATCAGCACCATCTTCGCCAACATCAACGCCACCGACAGCCACGTCCACAGCATGCTGCGCTACCTGGATGACGTGCGGCTCTCCTGCACCCTGGGCTTCCACACCCACGCCGAGGAGCTCTACTACCTGAACAAGTCCCTCAGCCTGGTCCAGGGCACCACGGACCTGCTGCGGGAGCGTTACAGCCTGCTCAGCGCGCGGCTGGACTTTGACATCCGCAACCTGTCCATGGTCATGGAGGAGATGAAGGTAGTGGACGTCCGGCATGGGGAGATGCTGAAAAACATCACCATCTTACGAG gtGTGCCGGGTCTCCCGGGCCCCCGCGGCATCAAGGGCGACGTGGGCGTCAAGGGCCCCCCAGGAAGCCAAGGAGAAAAGGGCGACGTGGGCAGCCTGGGCTCGCCgggcccccagggaccccccggccccccaggagcccctggTCCCCAGGGCGAAAGGGGTCCCCTGGGCTTGAAAGGCTTCCCCGGCCTCAAAGGTGCCAAGGGCAGCTTCGGGCAATCCGGCTcccgggggcaggggggacccAAGGGAGAcgccggccccccggggccggctggGGTGCCGGGGccagcgggaccccccggcttGCAGGGCAAACCGGggctccccgggacccccggggccgtGGGCCAGGCCGGCCCAATGGGGCCCAAGGGAGACCCCGGTTTGCGaggccccccggggctgccggggccccccggccccccaggacAGTAa
- the SCARA3 gene encoding scavenger receptor class A member 3 isoform X3, with product MREDEPVGGEEEEMPTFSYRLSGRTRTGCSRCQKNLSLQTAVKVLYVFSILLIVAVTVLAALVFKKVNSISNDISSAQTYYEKKIVSIQEDLQGLDEKTSGNCSLCHETGQLGQEITKLQGELEEIQKMLLVQEILLDRTSQTHDQLSSTSNKITSEVDNCSFSIRQVNESLGQFLALVGGWQVVTSQLDNSLKGLAQERYDVRAAMQQMNFTLGQTSDWIQVIQRKTDEEMLTLQKIITEWQNYTRLFSGLRATSSKTSELVKSIQGSVGVAARQVGQNSESMHDLVLQVMGLQLQLDNISSFLDDHEENMNDLRYHNRYTQNRTAERFETLEGRMTSHEIEISTIFANINATDSHVHSMLRYLDDVRLSCTLGFHTHAEELYYLNKSLSLVQGTTDLLRERYSLLSARLDFDIRNLSMVMEEMKVVDVRHGEMLKNITILRGVPGLPGPRGIKGDVGVKGPPGSQGEKGDVGSLGSPGPQGPPGPPGAPGPQGERGPLGLKGFPGLKGAKGSFGQSGSRGQGGPKGDAGPPGPAGVPGPAGPPGLQGKPGLPGTPGAVGQAGPMGPKGDPGLRGPPGLPGPPGPPGQ from the exons ATGAGAG AAGACGAGCcggtgggaggagaggaagaggagatgccGACCTTCAGCTACCGACTGAGCG GCAGGACACGGACCGGCTGCAGCCGGTGCCAGAAGAACCTCTCCCTCCAGACGGCCGTCAAAGTCCTCTACGTCTTCTCCATCCTCCTCATCGTGGCCGTGACCGTGCTGGCTGCCTTGG TGTTCAAGAAAGTCAACTCCATCTCCAATGACATCAGCTCAGCCCAAACTTATTACGAGAAGAAGATCGTATCCATCCAGGAGGATCTCCAGGGGTTGG ATGAGAAGACCTCGGGGAACTGCTCCCTGTGCCACGAGACGGGACAGCTGGGCCAGGAGATCACCAAGCTGCAGGGCGAGCTGGAGGAGATCCAGAAGATGCTTTTGGTTCAAGAAATCCTGCTCGACCGGACCTCCCAGACCCATGACCAGCTCTCGTCCACCAGCAACAAGATCACCAGCGAGGTGGACAACTGCTCCTTCTCCATCCGGCAGGTCAATGAAAGCTTGGGGCAGTTCCTGGCCCTGGTTGGGGGCTGGCAGGTGGTCACCTCCCAGCTAGACAACTCTCTCAAGGGCTTGGCCCAGGAGCGCTACGATGTCCGAGCAGCCATGCAGCAGATGAACTTCACCCTGGGGCAAACCTCCGACTGGATCCAGGTCATTCAGAGGAAGACGGACGAGGAGATGCTGACGCTGCAGAAGATCATCACCGAGTGGCAGAACTACACCCGCCTCTTCAGCGGGCTGCGGGCCACCTCCTCCAAGACCAGCGAGCTGGTGAAGAGCATCCAAGGCAGCGTTGGCGTGGCAGCTCGGCAGGTCGGCCAGAACTCGGAGAGCATGCATGACCTGGTGCTGCAGGTgatggggctgcagctgcagctggacaacatctcctccttcctggatGACCACGAGGAGAACATGAACGACTTGCGCTACCACAACAGGTACACGCAGAACCGCACGGCCGAGCGCTTTGAGACCCTGGAAGGTCGCATGACCTCCCACGAGATCGAGATCAGCACCATCTTCGCCAACATCAACGCCACCGACAGCCACGTCCACAGCATGCTGCGCTACCTGGATGACGTGCGGCTCTCCTGCACCCTGGGCTTCCACACCCACGCCGAGGAGCTCTACTACCTGAACAAGTCCCTCAGCCTGGTCCAGGGCACCACGGACCTGCTGCGGGAGCGTTACAGCCTGCTCAGCGCGCGGCTGGACTTTGACATCCGCAACCTGTCCATGGTCATGGAGGAGATGAAGGTAGTGGACGTCCGGCATGGGGAGATGCTGAAAAACATCACCATCTTACGAG gtGTGCCGGGTCTCCCGGGCCCCCGCGGCATCAAGGGCGACGTGGGCGTCAAGGGCCCCCCAGGAAGCCAAGGAGAAAAGGGCGACGTGGGCAGCCTGGGCTCGCCgggcccccagggaccccccggccccccaggagcccctggTCCCCAGGGCGAAAGGGGTCCCCTGGGCTTGAAAGGCTTCCCCGGCCTCAAAGGTGCCAAGGGCAGCTTCGGGCAATCCGGCTcccgggggcaggggggacccAAGGGAGAcgccggccccccggggccggctggGGTGCCGGGGccagcgggaccccccggcttGCAGGGCAAACCGGggctccccgggacccccggggccgtGGGCCAGGCCGGCCCAATGGGGCCCAAGGGAGACCCCGGTTTGCGaggccccccggggctgccggggccccccggccccccaggacAGTAa